In Zerene cesonia ecotype Mississippi chromosome 20, Zerene_cesonia_1.1, whole genome shotgun sequence, the genomic stretch ttggtacagtggtaaacgcgtgagcgtagaaccgaggggttctggattcgattcccggtggggaccataaaaagtctcggtctggcaggacacagaaggctgatcacctacttgtccataaagaaaatcgatcagtgaaacagatgtttatcatctgccccataccccagtacgggacttcactattttttccttttaggAAATCGGGTATAAAATATGAGTTGCAGTTTTTCCATGGCCTGCACCACAAACTTCTTGTACGTAACTGAGATAAACAAGGATTGGGAGGAAATACTAAAAGGATTGAAACATCTATGACTTTTGTAAATCAATATCTCACTGCGTTGCTAATTTTACAtagaagtatataaaatactaaaatctTTAAGAGCGCATTAGGTTAGGCGCCGAGAAAACACGCGGTAGGTTACCTTGCGTTTTCTTGGCACGAAAATCTTGTTGAGATgtgataaagaaaaaaaatattgctccACACAAGAATGGACAGTATtccaaaaactaaataatacaacaaacaatactcaattttttattgttatcaataATGTCACgagtaattatgttttttaaaatatgtacaattacaatagtaaaattaatatttatgagtaaTTACTCTTCTTAGTTTTTTTACATCAcaaatatttctgtttatcACACACTCGTACAACCCAGTGACGGAGtgttcaatttgaaataaaacaaattgagtATGGTAGAGTATTTATTATCAGTGGTGCGTATCGTGCGACGCGGGctgcgcgggcggcgcggcggagGGCGCAGGCGAGGGCGCTGGAGCGGGCGGCGAAGGCGCGGCTGGCGAAGGCGCGGAGGGCGGGGGCGCCGGAGAGGGCGCGGGCGAGGGCGCTGGCGCCAGGTGTGCGAACACGACCTGCGGGTgcgggcgcgcgcggcgcagcGCGAGCTGCTGCAGCTGCAGCGTGCGCAGCGCGGCCGCGCCGCTGCCGCTCGCGCCCTCCACCGTGCTGATGCTCGTCGTCGCGCTGCTCACCACGCTCTGtgacaaataacaatattcatGTTTTACTTATTAAGTCACAAACGatgtcttataataaatattacttaatttttactaCACGTATTATTAACCATGGCATGTTCGAATAGTCCGGCcaccccggctccgcccgggttgacATCTTTTTCTTTTCAGATTGGTGAAAAAAGAATGTTTCAAATCAGTcagtaaaacaaattaataaatgagcGCGTCACTAGAGCTTAACTTATAatagacaatttaaaaacagaagAAAAAATGCCAACAGAAGTGGTAACAGTACCGGCTCTACAGTAGAGCAAGTGGAGCGGTTTTCAGCGCCAAATCATAATGGGGACTTTTTGTTCCTTATGCATAAGCATAACGCATATCGttctatttaacaatattcattttaaatttctcatttacaaagcactaaaatgaaagaaattttgaaagatggGAAGGGATTCGAActcgcgttttttgccaaccCGGAGCAATATTCATTATGTTCCtattttgttgataaataGTAGAGaagttatgaatattaaagtttaaagtgTAAGTtaacaaatttgttaaaataaatagaaataataaaatataaagtattttctcAATACACCTGCGCATGGCCCGGAGCCGCGTGATGTAATATCCTGAGTTGGTGCCTGCCGGCGAGCGGTTGCTGCCGATACAGTAGCTGCGCCGTGGGTTGTGGGGGCGCCACGGGGCGGGGCGCGTCCGTTGCAGCGGGGGCGCCGCCCGCTGGCCGCGCGCGCCGCACCAGCTCGGGCCGGGGCGCTGTCGGGGGCGCCGAGCCGCCCGCCGCGTGCGCCGCCACCACTATGCGTTGCGGCGTCGAGCCAGCCGCGGGCGCCGCGGAAGTTGCATGCGTCGCGCTCGCCGGGACCCCGCCTGCCTTCAACTTCTCCTTGGCGATTCTTTCGGCGCGTCGAGTGGCCACTTCCATGGGGGTCGGTGGAGTTTCATAATCTACCCCGTGGTCCGCCAGGAGAGCCGCGTGCTTGGGATTCCTNNNNNNNNNNNNNNNNNNNNNNNNNNNNNNNNNNNNNNNNNNNNNNNNNNNNNNNNNNNNNNNNNNNNNNNNNNNNNNNNNNNNNNNNNNNNNNNNNNNNNNNNNNNNNNNNNNNNNNNNNNNNNNNNNNNNNNNNNNNNNNNNNNNNNNNNNNNNNNNNNNNNNNNNNNNNNNNNNNNNNNNNNNNNNNNNNNNNNNNNNNNNNNNNNNNNNNNNNNNNNNNNNNNNNNNNNNNNNNNNNNNNNNNNNNNNNNNNNNNNNNNNNNNNNNNNNNNNNNNNNNNNNNNNNNNNNNNNNNNNNNNNNNNNNNNNNNNNNNNNNNNNNNNNNNNNNNNNNNNNNNNNNNNNNNNNNNNNNNNNNNNNNNNNNNNNNNNNNNNNNNNNNNNNNNNNNNNNNNNNNNNNNNNNNNNNNNNNNNNNNNNNNNNNNNNNNNNNNNNNNNNNNNNNNNNNNNNNNNNNNNNNNNNNNNNNNNNNNNNNNNNNNNNNNNNNNNNNNNNNNNNNNNNNNNNNNNNNNNNNNNNNNNNNNNNNNNNNNNNNNNNNNNNNNNNNNNNNNNNNNNNNNNNNNNNNNNNNNNNNNNNNNNNNNNNNNNNNNNNNNNNNNNNNNNNNNNNNNNNNNNNNNNNNNNNNNNNNNNNNNNNNNNNNNNNNNNNNNNNNNNNNNNNNNNNNNNNNNNNNNNNNNNNNNNNNNNNNNNNNNNNNNNNNNNNNNNNNNNNNNNNNNNNNNNNNNNNNNNNNNNNNNNNNNNNNNNNNNNNNNNNNNNNNNNNNNNNNNNNNNNNNNNNNNNNNNNNNNNNNNNNNNNNNNNNNNNNNNNNNNNNNNNNNNNNNNNNNNNNNNNNNNNNNNNNNNNNNNNNNNNNNNNNNNNNNNNNNNNNNNNNNNNNNNNNNNNNNNNNNNNNNNNNNNNNNNNNNNNNNNNNNNNNNNNNNNNNNNNNNNNNNNNNNNNNNNNNNNNNNNNNNNNNNNNNNNNNNNNNNNNNNNNNNNNNNNNNNNNNNgtaataaatgttatttgcagttaacaattttcttttttctttattacaatatttatggcaagactaggtatttaTTAGAAGATCACATTACAGTTTATTAGACGATCACCTTATATTTAAGTCGCTTGTATACTGTATAAGGTATATGATCTCGATCTCTCTATTGTTGAATCAACAATACTTTCCAATTATGATTATGATGGAAGACGATTCACGGCTAGTTTATTGCACCTTGCATTCGTAGGGATTTCTATTCATTTTAGTAATAAGTAAAGCtgatataacatacaaatgtACCCATAATACGAATGTACTTATAAAACTAGTGTAGATTCATATCATACTTGATTATTCATAaagattcaaattatttaaattttgtatatgagAGAATAAAAATCGCTTTTATACTGAACATACTTTCGCATATTTCGTGAAGACTCGGATACGTGCGACGGAAGATGCTAGCTGTCCTGGGTAGTAACACAACAGTAGTTGGATAGCGCTTATTCTTGATTGTGAAATGGAAATTAATAGATTATCTCGCTACAGTTATCGAAGATAGCTATTTATATGCAATCCCTTCAAGAGGTACTAAGCACATTTTGTACAATATGGTTTAAAAGTGCGATGCGGTCTTTGTGATCGGCCGTAACACTTGACCGTCCGTGTTGAGGCGGTACTTACTTCGACGAGTTCTGGAAGGCTTATCGATATGGCAATCAATTGGAAAGTTGGTAGGTTCCGAATAACAGTGCTTTATCGGTACCTGGTCCATGAGCGCGCGGAACTCGGGCGCGTCGGCGGCGTCCCCGGCGGCGCGCGGCTCGTCGTCGAGCGGCACGCTCTCGTCGAACTCGGCCAGCTCGCCCTGCGCCtcggcgcgcgccgccgccgccgccgccgcgtcCGCCTCGTCCTCCGCCGCCGCCAGCGCGCTCTCCAGCTCGCCGCGCTCCGCCTCGCCCGCTCCCCCCGCCGCACTCCCCGCCGCGCTCCCCGCACTCCCCGCCGCACCGCCCTCCGCCGCGCCGCCCTCCGCCGCGCCGAACAGCTCCTTTATGTTCGCCTGCGCATTTATGGACACCCTGTTAGAACTGACTGACCGCGTAGCGTCGAATATATTCAAACCTAATAGGAAAGCAGTCTGTGACTTCTTCGAAACTCGTATTCGACCCACTTTCAATAGACATATATCAAAGCAACGTCGGGTGCACCGTATGTGTACCGTATCCTGTTTATTGATCGATTTCCATTTCAGTTTTAGTCGCCTTTGTCATTGCGTGTCAGACCGAGGTTTTCagttattaaagaaaacacattatttgaaaaaatctacGTCAcgagtaaaaattataaagacgcgattttatataaataggtacatGTACCTATGTTATACCCTTACATGAAAATCATGTAAGAACCCTCTCCTATTTCAGAGCAGTAATCTCTGGTACTTGTTGAAgttgtattgtaataaatagatgAGAGATTATATTGCACTGACCGCTCGGAGGTAGGAGGTGGTGAAGTGGCCGTCCTCGATGGCGAGGTGGCCCAGCGTGCGCTTCTGCTCGGCCTTGCGCAGGATGTTCTCCTCGACGGTGGCGGCGGTGACGAGCCGGAACACGTGCACGTCGCGCGTCTGCCCGATGCGGTGGCAGCGGTCCTGCGCCTGCGCGTCCATGGTGGGGTTCCAGTCCGAGTCGTAGAACACGACCGAGTCGGCGCCGGTGAGGTTGAGGCCGACGCCGCCGCTGCGCGTGGACAGGATGAAGGCGAACACGCGCGCGTCGCTGTTGAAGCGGTCCACGAGCGGCTGGCGCTGCTCCACGCGCGTGCCGCCGTCCAGCCGCAGGTACGCGTGCCCGTGCAGCGACAGGAACGCCTCCAGCACGTCCAGCACGCGCGTCATCTGCGTGAAGATCAGCACGCGGTGCCCGCCCGCCTTCAGCCGCCGCAGCAGCCCGTCCAGCGTCTGCAGCTTGCCTGCGCGCACACCCCCACTATATACTCTCACTCAAACTACAGAGAATACGCTAATTATTCATGTTCGACCCAACTACCCGCTATCTGGTCTATGTGACTGGCTGAGATTTGTTATCATCTGACTAAATCAACAAGGCAGTTGGGTAGAATTGCAGTACATTCTTATCACGATCAATCGAATATTCAACACACTTGATATCTAACAGTATGTTTGTCTCTAATTCAGTAGACACAGTGTGCAGTGTGTTCTTGTTCTTATTGTAATCGATAAAACATAGTAGAAATTCCAGctctatcaaaataaaatacgtttacgcattttacaattaataaattgattgtatatatatttacgttaAAAACTCGCCGTTTCGTtctatgaaataaagaaacttGCATATTAGGTATTTCAGTTTATAGCTACATATTTCCGCATCACAGCACGTATCGAACGTACCGGACGATCATTGCATGGCGGTTGTTGAAAAACGTGTCGTATCGGCGATGggttaaaaaacataatgaatataacGTGTTAGCGCGCAAGTGGAGGCGCACATGGAGGGCACTGACCGCAGTCGTACTGCAGCAGGCGCGGGTGCGGGAAGGCGACGGCCTGGCGCTGCGCGGGCGCGTGCAGCAGCGcgagcgcggcgcgcgcgcgggGCGCCAGCGCGCGGcgcagcgcggcggcggccCGGCGgtgtgcgcgcgcgccgcgccccgcgcccgcgcacagcgccgcgccgcccgcgcgcgccgccgcgcagCACACGCTGAACCTGCCACCGACACGCAACTCACTCTCGGTATCGGTACGCCGACGGTTGAGGGCTTAGTCTTTTCCATGAACGACCGATACTTTGATAATCTCACTCAAAACTTTGATAATTCTGAATATTTCtacatacattacaaaaataagatGCACATCGCTGAACGCATTCGTACGTCTCGTACTCATAAATTGTTCCTCTATctatctactagctgcgcccctcgGTTACAACCGCGTtaagtccttatcccgtaggaatcaattgtccagctgtctacgtaccaaatttcattacaatcgatacaataggttttgcgtgaaagagtaacaaactcacattttcacatttataatattagtaggaaggattagtaggaagtaggataggatatagcctaaagccttacaataagtttttgtttcttatgtcatagtcggcaatggagtcTGGTGtgtcgcctaatggtaagccaGCTATACTACAGCCGATATAAGCGATACTacagcccatgaacatttggagaggcgcaaggtcgattacagacctgacacctctacaaatggattgtcgactttaaattggaaagggcttaagaaaggattgatgagaggaataaaggaaaggaatgggaaggataaggaaaaggatatgggcctctggctcccccactcaccgtacgaaacaaaTTTCCAAATCGcgccagtagttcctgagattagcgtgttcaaccaattaacaaactcttcagatttataataataagagaaGACATACCGGTCAATAACGTCATGCATTTCTGCGAGGAAGTCTTCGATAGACTTTCGCGGCACGAGCGAGTGCGCGTCCGGCGGAACGGTGAGCGCGGCGCGCAGGTCCGCGCCGAACAGCGGCAGCCGCCAGCAGCGCCGCTCGTTCTCGGCCGCCAGCCGCCGCAGGCAGCCGCGCCGGTGCGCCTCCAGGcggcccgccgcgcccgccgccgggGCGCGCGCTGAcgcgggcgcggcgccggCCGCNNNNNNNNNNNNNNNNNNNNNNNNNNNNNNNNNNNNNNNNNNNNNNNNNNNNNNNNNNNNNNNNNNNNNNNNNNNNNNNNNNNNNNNNNNNNNNNNNNNNNNNNNNNNNNNNNNNNNNNNNNNNNNNNNNNNNNNNNNNNNNNNNNNNNNNNNNNNNNNNNNNNNNNNNNNNNNNNNNNNNNNNNNNNNNNNNNNNNNNNNNNNNNNNNNNNNNNNNNNNNNNNNNNNNNNNNNNNNNNNNNNNNNNNNNNNNNNNNNNNNNNNNNNNNNNNNNNNNNNNNNNNNNNNNNNNNNNNNNNNNNNNNNNNNNNNNNNNNNNNNNNNNNNNNNNNNNNNNNNNNNNNNNNNNNNNNNNNNNNNNNNNNNNNNNNNNNNNNNNNNNNNNNNNNNNNNNNNNNNNNNNNNNNNNNNNNNNNNNNNNNNNNNNNNNNNNNNNNNNNNNNNNNNNNNNNNNNNNNNNNNNNNNNNNNNNNNNNNNNNNNNNNNNNNNNNNNNNNNNNNNNNNNNNNNNNNNNNNNNNNNNNNNNNNNNNNNNNNNNNNNNNNNNNNNNNNNNNNNNNNNNNNNNNNNNNNNNNNNNNNNNNNNNNNNNNNNNNNNNNNNNNNNNNNNNNNNNNNNNNNNNNNNNNNNNNNNNNNNNNNNNNNNNNNNNNNNNNNNNNNNNNNNNNNNNNNNNNNNNNNNNNNNNNNNNNNNNNNNNNNNNNNNNNNNNNNNNNNNNNNNNNNNNNNNNNNNNNNNNNNNNNNNNNNNNNNNNNNNNNNNNNNNNNNNNNNNNNNNNNNNNNNNNNNNNNNNNNNNNNNNNNNNNNNNNNNNNNNNNNNNNNNNNNNNNNNNNNNNNNNNNNNNNNNNNNNNNNNNNNNNNNNNNNNNNNNNNNNNNNNNNNNNNNNNNNNNNNNNNNNNNNNNNNNNNNNNNNNNNNNNNNNNNNNNNNNNNNNNNNNNNNNNNNNNNNNNNNNNNNNNNNNNNNNNNNNNNNNNNNNNNNNNNNNNNNNNNNNNNNCGCGGCGGGCGGCTCGGCGGGCAGGCGCTGCAGGCGCAGCGCGCGACGCAGCGCGGCGTCCTCGCAGGGGCTCCAGTCGGGCGGAGGCGCGGCGTGGTCGCGCAGCGGgggcggcgcggggcgcgcgcgcgggcgcgggcgcgagCCGGCGCGCTCGAACAGCgagggcggcgcgggcgcggcgcgcgcggggCGCAGGCGGCGCGGGGAGCGCGCGGCGCGCGGGTCGCGCCAGCGCACGGGCGGCAGCAGCGCGTCGGGCGCGGCGCCCCGCCGGTACAGCGCGCGCGCCCAGCTGTCGCAGTACACGTCGCCGTCGCTGGAGGGCGGCGTGGGCGGACACCACATCTGCAAAGGGAGCGCGGTTAGAGGCGGCCGACCGCAGACATGTCGCGAGCGGAAGCGCTACTCACCGGCATCCTCTCCGACGCGCCGACGTCGCACACCCACACCTGTAAGAGCCACTTTTATCATTGTATCTCATTCGTTTTCCCCATCTCAACTTTCACTCACCACATCGATCTCCTAGACCCTTATTGTCTTTAACTATCACACAAAgaagttatataatagttaatgATTTCACCACATTAAGAACATTAGTAAAACTTTTTACGTATTCATATCAATTGGTTTTATATGTCATTCCCATTCATATCACAGTACTACAAGATAAACATTTACCTTTATCAGAGAAATGACAATGCATCGGAAAACGAATTAACGAACATGCGCAAGCCACAACCCAACTGTATGAGTAGGCATTGTGTGTATATGTTGTTGTGtcactaaataatataatatgatagcaaaatatactaaattacTGTTGAATTTGGAAGAGCTCCTCCACTTCGGgtttaaatttgtgtttagcatatttattctatatcgcgtttaaaaaagaatacaaattggtttttatatttacaagcttattttaaacttttattttatgaaaacctATGTATGGATCATTTGCAATGTTATTGAatccaatatataatataataataaacattcccATGGTTCAGTTTTGGAGTTAATttgcgaaaaaaaaattgcaatgcaTAGATTTCGAGTCGAATTGACTCTGTCAACTATGAGCAAAGTGTGCGTCAGAGAGGCATTACAGAGGAGCGCTGAGCGCGAGGCTTTAGCAGTAATTGTAATTGTGTGCACGTgtcataatttacataaagaaCTTGCACATGGCGTTTCTTTCAGTGTtggatagtccatttattgaggaaggctatagattatatattgtgGCTTGGGCAATTCAGAttacttgttttgtttttgtaagaaAAAGTTAACTTTTAGGTCTACTTCCTTTCTACGTTTAGAGATAGAAATTGTTGACTACTCTTCAATTCGTTAATACATTCATTTGCTTGTTTGGCTTTAACGCTAATCGCTCTAATGAACATCACATGTATTTAtcatttcttatttcaatttaaatatatattcatctattttttttcatattattatttgaaatatatatatttcgcaTTGGAATCGTTCTAATCGGTTCTAGAAGCAACTGAATAACCATAAGTGGAGTACGGTCGTGCAGCGGGCGACACCGAGGGGCGGGAGGGGCGNNNNNNNNNNNNNNNNNNNNNNNNNNNNNNNNNNNNNNNNNNNNNNNNNNNNNNNNNNNNNNNNNNNNNNNNNNNNNNNNNNNNNNNNNNNNNNNNNNNNNNNNNNNNNNNNNNNNNNNNNNNNNNNNNNNNNNNNNNNNNNNNNNNNNNNNNNNNNNNNNNNNNNNNNNNNNNNNNNNNNNNNNNNNNNNNNNNNNNNNNNNNNNNNNNNNNNNNNNNNNNNNNNNNNNNNNNNNNNNNNNNNNNNNNNNNNNNNNNNNNNNNNNNNNNNNNNNNNNNNNNNNNNNNNNNNNNNNNNNNNNNNNNNNNNNNNNNNNNNNNNNNNNNNNNNNNNNNNNNNNNNNNNNNNNNNNNNNNNNNNNNNNNNNNNNNNNNNNNNNNNNNNNNNNNNNNNNNNNNNNNNNNNNNNNNNNNNNNNNNNNNNNNNNNNNNNNNNNNNNNNNNNNNNNNNNNNNNNNNNNNNNNNNNNNNNNNNNNNNNNNNNNNNNNNNNNNNNNNNNNNNNNNNNNNNNNNNNNNNNNNNNNNNNNNNNNNNNNNNNNNNNNNNNNNNNNNNNNNNNNNNNNNNNNNNNNNNNNNNNNNNNNNNNNNNNNNNNNNNNNNNNNNNNNNNNNNNNNNNNNNNNNNNNNNNNNNNNNNNNNNNNNNNNNNNNNNNNNNNNNNNNNNNNNNNNNNNNNNNNNNNNNNNNNNNNNNNNNNNNNNNNNNNNNNNNNNNNNNNNNNNNNNNNNNNNNNNNNNNNNNNNNNNNNNNNNNNNNNNNNNNNNNNNNNNNNNNNNNNNNNNNNNNNNNNNNNNNNNNNNNNNNNNNNNNNNNNNNNNNNNNNNNNNNNNNNNNNNNNNNNNNNNNNNNNNNNNNNNNNNNNNNNNNNNNNNNNNNNNNNNNNNNNNNNNNNNNNNNNNNNNNNNNNNNNNNNNNNNNNNNNNNNNNNNNNNNNNNNNNNNNNNNNNNNNNNNNNNNNNNNNNNNNNNNNNNNNNNNNNNNNNNNNNNNNNNNNNNNNNCAAAATGTTTCCAAAAAAGGTcaatggcgttgcgaagttcgccgggtcagctagttttgaataaaatacaaattttaatcggTGAACTCTTCTAAATAATATCCATAGCGTGAATTTGCAACAATCAACGTGAACACAACTCGCTCTTTTTAAATCGCTGATGGCTTTCGtctacattttcttttttaaccaatttaaataataaaacagcaTGCATATGAACTTTctgttatttacttaaatttgaatgttaacAATGAGCAATATACACATTTCTTCTAATAACACagattcatattaattttcaacttAAATTTTAGATCGTATTAGATGTGTGTAATATTCAATCGCTAAAACGACACAATGACAAAGCATATCACAATTCGcatgaacaaaaatataaaataaaatgacggTAGGTCGTAAACACAACGTCatctataatgtatatttctgtcttaTTCTTTGCCGGTTTCaatctacatatttttgtatttgtgtctcttacctgtagTTTTTttcgttgcatcaggtttgaaatcacaacgattc encodes the following:
- the LOC119834968 gene encoding LIM domain-binding protein 3-like — protein: MEVATRRAERIAKEKLKAGGVPASATHATSAAPAAGSTPQRIVVAAHAAGGSAPPTAPRPELVRRARPAGGAPAATDAPRPVAPPQPTAQLLYRQQPLAGRHQLRILHHAAPGHAQSVVSSATTSISTVEGASGSGAAALRTLQLQQLALRRARPHPQVVFAHLAPAPSPAPSPAPPPSAPSPAAPSPPAPAPSPAPSAAPPAQPASHDTHH
- the LOC119834967 gene encoding helicase SWR1-like, whose translation is MTRVLDVLEAFLSLHGHAYLRLDGGTRVEQRQPLVDRFNSDARVFAFILSTRSGGVGLNLTGADSVVFYDSDWNPTMDAQAQDRCHRIGQTRDVHVFRLVTAATVEENILRKAEQKRTLGHLAIEDGHFTTSYLRAANIKELFGAAEGGAAEGGAAGSAGSAAGSAAGGAGEAERGELESALAAAEDEADAAAAAAARAEAQGELAEFDESVPLDDEPRAAGDAADAPEFRALMDQVPIKHCYSEPTNFPIDCHIDKPSRTRRSKYRLNTDGQVLRPITKTASHF
- the LOC119834901 gene encoding E1A-binding protein p400-like, whose product is MPMWCPPTPPSSDGDVYCDSWARALYRRGAAPDALLPPVRWRDPRAARSPRRLRPARAAPAPPSLFERAGSRPRPRARPAPPPLRDHAAPPPDWSPCEDAALRRALRLQRLPAEPPAAHRRGCLRRLAAENERRCWRLPLFGADLRAALTVPPDAHSLVPRKSIEDFLAEMHDVIDRIIKVLSEIIKVSVVHGKD